From the Hordeum vulgare subsp. vulgare chromosome 1H, MorexV3_pseudomolecules_assembly, whole genome shotgun sequence genome, the window ATAAACAACTATATGCGCTAGTGACACTAGCAAGGTGAAGTCGTAGATCAACGGCCGGTTCTCTGGAGCGACAACTCCCGTACTTACCGAATATAGTTTAGAACAAATTAAGCAAGCGGCAGTGTGTACGTTCCTGTAGACATCATACCAGCTATCCCATACCATGACCGGCAGACCGGGAAGTGTACGTACCATGAAGGTGTCGCCGATGTTTACGACGAGCTCGCCGGGCTTGGGCCGCACGGAGCGCCATGCGCCGTCGACGAGCACCTGGagcccgtccacctcgccgtcctGCAGCAGGATGGTCAGCGCCGACGGGTCGCAGTGCGGCCCCGTCCCCAGCGTCCGGTCCGGCTCCGGGCACCGCGGGTAGTAGTTGCACCTCATGATGGAGCTGCCGTCGGCGAAGAAGTCCCTGTAGTACCCTCTCCCCAGCCCCAGGCTCACCCCCAGCACCTCCATTATCGCCAGCGACGCGTCCTCCATCGCCTCACAGTACTCCTGGTACACCTCCCTGCAGCCATGCGTACGTAATTTAGGTGTGTGGTGACTGCCATGCCAACATCCAAATGCAGAGCAGCTAAGTCGGTTTACTAACCCTAGGTGCATGAAGTCGTCGCCAAGGGCGGAGGTGAAGTAGTCGACGACGTGACTGCTTGCGCGGGCGCCGACGTCCTCGTGGACGTGGTTGTGGATGAAGGAGAGAGTCTCCTTCCAGGGAAGCTTGGCGGCGAAGCGGTCGGCGTGGGCGGAGGCGTACCCTTTGACGGTCCCCGGGGATCGGCGGGCGCGCTGCTTGGTGGCGAGCGGCAGGCGGAAGAAGTCCGCTGCGCCGTCGAGCGCTGCTTGGGCCAGCGCGGGGTCGACGCCGTGCCCGGTCACCTGGAAGAAGCCGTGGCTCGCGCATGCCTCGGCCACCTGCGCCGCGGCGCGGGCCATCCCGGCGGCGCTGTGCAGGGCCGCGCCGATGTCGACCACGGGCACGTCCAGCTCCAAGATCGACGACGGCCGCGCGTCGGCGTGGGGCCAGATGAAGGGAGCCGGGATTTGTTTCTGCTGCCGCCAGAGGTCGAGGACGTCCTTGGCATTCTTGCTGTCTGTCGCGTTCGCGTCCCGAGGAACGAACGGGACGTGAGGACTCCCAGCAACTTCCATGGCAGGAATCGATACTGCTGCATTGCCATTGGCTTCTACAAAGTTCGACACGTCCACCATGGCAAACACAAGAAAAACTATATGCTACTGGTGGGCGGGTTTGAAGGAAGCTTGAGGGCTTTTTATACCGAGAGACGAGCCGGGCCCGTTTGATGCACGACAAAGGGACAAGTCAAATTTAGCACAAGTGAAGGTTTAATGTACAAACTCCACAAAAATCGCCCACATGTCATATaatatatctttttcttttctaataTATATACCCACATGCACCCATATCATGTATTCCCTCCATCTGAAAATATATGTcataaaaataaatgtatctagatgtattttagttatatatatatatattattttttatcCATCTGTGTGACAAGTAATTCCGAATGAAGTGAGTATATTTATAAAGAAAAGGATGAAGAAACCCATCCATCAAGTTATAATGTTCGCCTTAGGCCGAGCACCGGACCGAACAACTACCCGCGGTGGCTGCACCTAAACAACCAAACAGTATCTATATCTGACTTTGCAAATTCAGCCTCCCTCCTGTATGTCCACGAACGCGTCCGGACATGTCCACGGATGCATCCAGACGGTCCTTCATATTTCGGTTTCCGTATTCACATATCTCATCTCCGTACTTTTAAATTCATGCAAAATCATGCACGTCGATCCCATACGCCAGTGTTGCACGTAAATAATAAATGCTAGTACAAATCATACATAGTATTTACATAAAGTTTATTTGAAGTGCACAATCAATCATTTGATATTTAATTTTCATTGTGGGTCCGTATATGCTTCATCAAATCATTGAGTAGTTGTGTGTGCACCTGACAAAAAATGCGGTCAAACATTGTGTCGAACACATCCACCGAAGGCGGAGCAAGAGAGTTGCCGGACGTATCGTGGTGTCTTCCCGGCCGGCGACGATGTCCACCGCTACGAGGATGGGACAGCAGACTGCTCTGTCGGACCTGACGGGGTAGAGGCTAGGAACGGTGGCGGAGCGCGCGTGTTGACGGAGCTGCGAGACACACGCcacggaggaggaagaaaagaGGAAAGAGCAAATGGATCCGGTAGTTCTGTCGGGTGGACGTAGGACAATTTGTGGTGGGGCCGGGCTGTCGGGTACGATGTGGCGGGCGTGCTCGGGTGCGTACAGGCTCCCTCATATCCGTCTCATATTTAGAATAAATATGAAGGGTGCTGGTCAACCTGGGCGTTTGTAATTCGTTTAAGAAACTCGTCTGGATTGAAATTTCGTGATCGGTCAGTTATCAGGTAGTTTCTCCGGACGTATGAGACGGATTTGAGATTGTCGGCTGTAATGACAAACAAATGAGACATGTCACTTTTAAACAACCCATCACTCTGCCAACCCCTACCCTCATCATAGATCCTCTTCACTTGTACGTCCGAACCGATAATGCATTGTCAAAGACAATTACATTGCAATGTTttcaaagctcccaacaaaccaGCAACataggagcatctctagcagacctggTATATGTGGTCAAACCCATAAAAGATTTTTGTTTTACACTTTTGGTCGTAAAAAGTGTGCAGAACAGACACCATAAAAGTGGTCCAACCAATAAAATTTTGAAGGGGACCGACAAAGTCACACCGAAACCCTTATTTTTGAAGGTTGGAAGGCCGATTCTTAAGGGGCCCATATACCGGTCAAACCTCGTCGGAGCAAACACGCCGCCGCGGAGTTTGCCGGAATTCATCCAAAACTTGCCGGAATTCATCACCGCACGTCGAAAAAGGTCGCTGGACGCCGCAATCAATCGCTGTCGGTTTGAATTGGACGAGCTCGACCTAGCCATGGCCTCCCATGACCTCAGCCTGGCCGCCGGAATCCTCCCAGCACGGCATGCAAAGGGGCATGGCTCGGCCAGCGCGGTTGGCAACAGAGCAAGTCGTTGACGATGGAGGCGACGTGGCATGGCCGGTGGGCGACAAGGCGTGGCCGACAAGGCTGGGCGCGACTGACATGGTGATGGGGCGCGACCGATGGGGACGGGCCGCAACCGACGGGCAACAGGGCATGGCTGACGGGCGACGGGGTGCGTCCGATGGGGTTGGACGCGGCCGGCGTGGCCGGCACGGTCGGCTGGAGGAATGGGCGGCCGCTGCCAGACCAAAGGAAGGAGTTCTTTACCGCCGTTTTACAGTTTCTTGTTggagttatgccctagaggcaataataaatatagttattactataattcctgtatcaagataatcgtttattatccatgctataattgtattgaatgaagacttatatacatgtgtggatacatagacaaaacactgtccctagcaagcctctagttggctagccagttgatcaaagatagtcagggtcttctgactatgtacaaggtgttgttgcttgataactggatcacgtcattaggagaatcacgtgatggactagacccaaactaatagacgtagcatgttgatcgtgtcattttcttgctactgttttctgcgtgtcaagtatttgttcctatgaccatgagatcatataactcactgacaccggaggaatgctttgtgtgtatcaaatgtcgcaacgtaactgggtgactataaagatgctctacaggtatctccgaaggtgttcgttgagttagtatggatcgagactgggatttgtcactccgtgtgacggagaggtatcttggggcccgctcggtaatacaacatcacacacaagccttgcaagcaatgtaacttagtgtaagttgcgggatcttgtattacggaacgagtaaagggacttgccggtaaacgagattgaaatagatatgcggatactgacgatcgaatctcgggcaagtaacatatcgaaggacaaagggaatgacatacaggattatatgaatccctggcactgaggtgcaaacgataagatcttcgtagaatatgtgggatccaatatgggcatccaggtcccgctattggatattgaccgaggagtcactcaggtcatgtctacatagttctcgaacccgcagggtctgcacacttaaggttcgacgttgttttatgcgtatttgagttatatggttggttaccgaatgttgttcggagtccctgatgagatcacagacgtcacgagggtttccgaaatggtccagaaacgaagattgatatataggatgacctcatttgattaccgaaaggttttcggagttaccgagaatataccgggaatgacgaaagggttccgggtgttcaccgttgggggggggggcagcccaccccggggaagcccataggccttgggggtggcgcaccaacccttgttgggctggtgggacagcccaagaaggccctatgcgccatagatagaaaatcaaagagaaaagaaaaaaaaaggaggtgggaagggagagaaggactccactttccaatcctagttggactaggattggaggaggactcctcctcccttggtggcgcagcccttggggctccttgag encodes:
- the LOC123442669 gene encoding gibberellin 20 oxidase 2-like, which codes for MVDVSNFVEANGNAAVSIPAMEVAGSPHVPFVPRDANATDSKNAKDVLDLWRQQKQIPAPFIWPHADARPSSILELDVPVVDIGAALHSAAGMARAAAQVAEACASHGFFQVTGHGVDPALAQAALDGAADFFRLPLATKQRARRSPGTVKGYASAHADRFAAKLPWKETLSFIHNHVHEDVGARASSHVVDYFTSALGDDFMHLGEVYQEYCEAMEDASLAIMEVLGVSLGLGRGYYRDFFADGSSIMRCNYYPRCPEPDRTLGTGPHCDPSALTILLQDGEVDGLQVLVDGAWRSVRPKPGELVVNIGDTFMALSNGRYKSCLHRAVVHREKERRSLAYFLAPQEDRVVRPPPSPAPAPRLYPDFTWAELMRFTQRHYRADARTLDAFACWLDLPSCPATPQAQGTV